Proteins encoded together in one Gemmatimonadota bacterium DH-78 window:
- a CDS encoding DUF3810 family protein produces the protein MDDIRIPNDATYSPIALTDVMVAAPIAARVLLGATLPGRVLQAAAFGLYAGSVAKDWTARQGMKRIDFRAEFGSDVDHLVPQSDADRRSEIARLGVLLNEGWTDDHVEQALLAKRVDEVLTDYMASITGQRVETSHRIRTVTLTSLVFPFAMGACDMLSGDVAIFRDTGIFAPHIIAHEFVHRKGYWKELHAQALAYLALRNSGDPYLVQAARAERLHRQLRVVAGEDPEAFKEAVDEAGLREELHDAFLALRPDPGRLQSIVSDGMKQMYDMRLKLTGQNGLSDYDLGFTNFLHTFAQSSSARQPAEQARL, from the coding sequence ATGGACGACATCCGAATTCCAAACGACGCCACCTACTCGCCGATCGCGCTGACCGACGTGATGGTGGCCGCCCCGATCGCCGCGCGGGTACTGCTCGGTGCCACTCTCCCGGGCCGCGTGCTGCAGGCGGCCGCCTTCGGCCTGTACGCCGGGAGCGTGGCGAAGGACTGGACCGCCCGGCAGGGCATGAAGCGCATCGACTTCCGCGCCGAGTTCGGCTCCGACGTCGATCACCTCGTCCCGCAGTCCGATGCGGATCGGCGCAGCGAGATCGCCCGGCTGGGGGTGCTCCTCAACGAGGGCTGGACCGACGACCACGTGGAGCAGGCTCTGCTCGCCAAGCGGGTGGACGAGGTGCTCACGGACTACATGGCGTCGATCACGGGCCAGCGGGTGGAGACGAGCCATCGCATCCGCACCGTCACCCTCACCTCGCTGGTGTTCCCCTTCGCGATGGGGGCCTGCGACATGCTGAGCGGCGACGTGGCGATCTTCCGCGACACGGGCATCTTCGCGCCGCACATCATCGCCCACGAATTCGTGCACCGGAAGGGGTACTGGAAGGAGTTGCACGCCCAGGCGCTCGCCTACCTGGCGCTGCGCAACTCGGGCGATCCCTACCTCGTGCAGGCGGCGCGGGCCGAGCGGCTCCACCGTCAGCTGCGGGTGGTGGCCGGCGAGGACCCGGAAGCCTTCAAGGAGGCGGTGGACGAGGCGGGTCTTCGCGAGGAGCTGCACGACGCCTTCCTGGCGCTCCGGCCCGATCCCGGCCGGTTGCAGTCGATCGTGAGCGACGGCATGAAGCAGATGTACGACATGCGCCTGAAACTCACCGGCCAGAACGGCCTGTCGGACTACGATCTCGGCTTCACGAACTTTCTGCACACCTTCGCGCAGTCGTCGTCGGCACGGCAGCCCGCGGAGCAGGCGCGCCTCTGA
- a CDS encoding prepilin-type N-terminal cleavage/methylation domain-containing protein translates to MSRRSGTGGFTLVELLLVMVIIAILAGIALPLLRGAVARADAARVRADVRQIEVAALQYREDEGRFPARSGWGQYPQELEPYLSEGTEFAHKDVEYRMVRSGNPRRGEQFRVIVRYPRDSQVGEALQTFRGDRVIWTRRRTTFEIFP, encoded by the coding sequence GTGAGCCGCCGGAGCGGCACCGGGGGCTTCACCCTGGTCGAGTTGCTCCTGGTGATGGTGATCATCGCGATTCTCGCCGGTATCGCGCTGCCGCTGCTGCGCGGCGCCGTCGCGCGTGCAGATGCCGCTCGGGTGCGGGCCGACGTCCGGCAGATCGAGGTGGCCGCGCTCCAGTATCGCGAAGACGAGGGGCGCTTTCCGGCCCGCTCCGGATGGGGGCAGTACCCGCAGGAGCTCGAGCCCTACCTTTCGGAGGGCACCGAGTTCGCGCACAAGGACGTCGAGTACCGCATGGTCCGGTCGGGGAATCCGCGGCGAGGGGAGCAGTTCCGCGTGATCGTGCGGTACCCGCGCGACTCGCAGGTGGGCGAGGCGCTTCAGACCTTTCGCGGCGACCGGGTCATCTGGACCCGCCGCCGCACGACCTTCGAGATCTTTCCCTGA
- a CDS encoding carboxypeptidase-like regulatory domain-containing protein, giving the protein MTSRRAVRRTLPSRAALVAACLAGASTGPLAGQRADAVPPSPGAVTGQVLRSDGAPLSQAWIRYRSTSGPEGHAQAGDDGRYRIPAEPGPLTLHIDYIGHRPTSVEVIVPTGTTVRLDIRLEARPLPLEGIVVRADPFRVPAPPPHELRNAVTRTDPEIELAALTLDGGLAEVASAVASARDPSGEPPGDGAQVLLMRGSTADLKLLLLDGAPVYTPFHLAGLLDSFDAEVLGGANHYVGAAPSRYDGGIDYILDLGTRDPRDDERLHLRGHLDLLSAGGAAEWGTEAGGLLVSGRSLHGGGPRILEGIDAPYGYADGLARGALRLGGLRLAVTGFANAESVALGGADNPALPEQAMWSNRVVSLRANHASAGVEWAWGLAASRYDAELPLRGDSTEAASTNPVLAEGTTGRVRATLDGVTTVGEGSVRFGLSADRTRAAYGSSLRSSDGYTRTDARSSGHSLGAHGEWSTPLSTSVRSRVGLRVDRFSPGGLRGALRGSLAWAVTPNAVLTLAGGRYHQFTRASDAVVEGNLTSLDADDPLDPDLTALQVARGDHVLMGLDQQLTPLVGLGLQGWVKHFANLEASSESRRSSGVDLRLRAGDDRRTGWVGYSLSWTWAEGGSGVAGSTDRFLGRHLLTAGYRGALAGAWGVDARVSFSDGLPLTEVPLEFDSPAGPRDDVLGSEGVRDPSLPTDADGFLRLDLEVFGEWDAPVGEGRVRPYLKVMNALDRRDALFYYFEPWRGTDVTPLARRSILPVVGVAWRF; this is encoded by the coding sequence ATGACGTCTCGGCGCGCGGTTCGACGCACGCTCCCGTCGCGCGCGGCGTTGGTCGCCGCGTGTCTCGCCGGGGCGTCGACCGGCCCGCTCGCAGGCCAGCGCGCCGACGCCGTCCCGCCCTCACCGGGGGCGGTGACCGGGCAGGTGCTCCGTTCCGACGGAGCTCCCCTCTCGCAGGCATGGATCCGCTACCGGTCGACCTCGGGTCCCGAAGGGCACGCGCAGGCCGGCGACGACGGGCGCTACCGGATCCCGGCCGAGCCCGGTCCGCTCACCCTCCACATCGACTACATCGGTCACCGGCCCACCTCCGTGGAGGTGATCGTCCCGACCGGCACCACGGTGCGCCTCGACATCCGTCTCGAGGCGCGCCCCCTGCCGCTGGAGGGCATCGTGGTGCGGGCCGACCCGTTTCGAGTGCCCGCCCCGCCGCCGCACGAGCTGCGCAATGCCGTCACCCGCACCGACCCGGAGATCGAACTGGCCGCCCTCACCCTCGACGGGGGGCTCGCCGAGGTGGCCTCGGCGGTGGCCTCGGCCCGCGACCCGTCGGGCGAGCCGCCGGGTGACGGCGCACAGGTGCTGCTCATGCGGGGCTCCACCGCCGACCTGAAACTGCTTCTTCTCGACGGTGCTCCGGTCTATACGCCGTTTCACCTCGCCGGCCTGCTCGACAGCTTCGACGCCGAGGTGCTGGGAGGCGCGAACCACTACGTGGGCGCCGCGCCGAGCCGCTACGACGGGGGGATCGACTACATCCTCGACCTGGGGACCCGCGATCCGCGCGACGACGAGCGCCTCCACCTCCGCGGTCATCTCGATCTGCTGTCGGCGGGCGGCGCCGCGGAATGGGGCACCGAGGCCGGTGGCCTGCTGGTGTCCGGGCGATCGCTGCACGGGGGAGGCCCCCGCATTCTCGAGGGCATCGACGCTCCGTACGGCTATGCCGACGGCCTCGCCCGCGGGGCCCTGAGGCTGGGGGGCCTGCGGCTCGCGGTCACGGGATTCGCCAACGCGGAGTCGGTGGCGCTCGGCGGCGCGGACAACCCCGCACTGCCCGAGCAGGCGATGTGGAGCAACCGGGTGGTCTCGCTGCGAGCGAACCACGCCTCGGCCGGCGTCGAGTGGGCGTGGGGGCTGGCCGCCTCGCGCTACGACGCCGAGTTGCCGCTCCGGGGCGACTCCACCGAGGCGGCGAGCACCAACCCGGTGCTCGCCGAGGGGACCACGGGTCGCGTTCGCGCCACCCTGGACGGCGTGACCACCGTCGGCGAGGGCTCCGTGCGCTTCGGCCTCTCGGCGGACCGCACCCGCGCCGCGTACGGGTCTTCCCTGCGATCGTCCGACGGCTATACGCGCACCGACGCGCGCTCCTCGGGGCATTCCCTGGGCGCCCACGGCGAGTGGTCGACCCCGCTCTCCACCAGCGTGCGATCGCGTGTGGGACTCCGGGTGGACCGCTTCTCGCCGGGCGGGCTGCGCGGCGCTCTCCGAGGGTCGCTGGCGTGGGCGGTCACCCCGAACGCGGTGCTCACCCTCGCGGGGGGACGCTACCACCAGTTCACGCGGGCCTCCGATGCCGTGGTGGAGGGCAACCTCACCTCGCTCGACGCGGATGACCCGCTCGACCCGGACCTGACGGCGCTGCAGGTGGCCCGCGGCGACCATGTGCTGATGGGGCTCGACCAGCAGCTCACGCCCCTGGTCGGTCTCGGGCTTCAGGGGTGGGTGAAGCATTTCGCGAACCTCGAGGCGTCGTCGGAGTCCCGGCGCTCCTCGGGGGTGGATCTGCGACTCCGCGCGGGCGACGACCGCCGCACCGGCTGGGTGGGCTACTCGCTCAGCTGGACCTGGGCCGAAGGCGGGAGCGGGGTCGCCGGATCGACCGACCGGTTCCTGGGTCGCCACCTGTTGACCGCGGGATACCGAGGCGCGCTGGCGGGCGCCTGGGGGGTGGATGCCCGGGTGTCGTTCTCCGACGGGCTGCCCCTGACCGAGGTGCCGCTCGAGTTCGACTCGCCGGCGGGCCCCCGCGACGACGTCCTGGGCTCCGAGGGTGTGCGCGACCCCTCCCTGCCGACCGACGCCGACGGCTTCCTGCGCCTCGATCTCGAGGTATTCGGCGAGTGGGACGCACCGGTCGGGGAGGGTCGGGTGCGCCCGTACCTCAAGGTGATGAACGCCCTCGACCGCCGCGACGCGCTCTTCTACTACTTCGAGCCGTGGCGGGGTACCGACGTCACGCCGCTCGCGCGGCGCAGCATCCTCCCGGTGGTCGGCGTCGCCTGGCGCTTCTGA
- a CDS encoding sigma-70 family RNA polymerase sigma factor encodes MPQGNRILDAERMEIKALFDDQFPTLYRYCLRMTGEPDLAQDVAQEAFVRLVRDDVQGPVPALKAWLFRVASNLVRDRYRVTENRRRLLEINPVAPEPADDVHESLERTETVAAVRRVLEGLPERDRVLLLMREEGFSYAEIAEEIEVKASSVGTLLARAQRRFADAFRESTGDLYHGEMTS; translated from the coding sequence GTGCCCCAGGGGAACCGGATCCTCGACGCGGAACGAATGGAGATCAAAGCGCTGTTCGACGATCAGTTCCCCACCCTCTACCGCTACTGTCTGCGGATGACGGGGGAACCCGACCTGGCCCAGGACGTGGCCCAGGAGGCGTTCGTGCGCCTCGTGCGGGACGACGTGCAGGGACCCGTGCCGGCTCTCAAGGCCTGGCTGTTCCGCGTGGCGTCGAACCTGGTGCGCGACCGCTACCGGGTGACGGAAAACCGGCGGCGACTGCTGGAGATCAACCCGGTCGCCCCCGAGCCCGCCGACGATGTGCACGAGTCGCTCGAACGCACCGAGACGGTGGCCGCGGTCCGCCGGGTGCTCGAGGGCCTGCCCGAGCGGGACCGGGTGCTTCTGCTGATGCGGGAAGAGGGGTTCAGCTACGCGGAGATCGCAGAGGAAATCGAGGTCAAGGCGTCGTCGGTGGGCACCCTGCTCGCCCGGGCGCAGCGACGCTTCGCCGATGCATTCCGGGAGTCGACCGGTGACCTGTACCATGGAGAGATGACGTCATGA
- a CDS encoding zf-HC2 domain-containing protein, translating into MIHLDDGVLRAWIDRELGAEAARVTTHIESCDHCRARVHELRRAEVVVRDALALLDGPVPHELAWARVTAGARAPRSAHRPESHRRVRWFDAPLARAAGIALLCAGGVAAATVPGSPLRSLWMDSAATPTVDGAAAEIAPLAGPALEAGIRAPASASVRIELSAPSGTAVEIVAVDGRAGVFGAPSADFSAGEGWLRAAVTEGSVRIEVPRGAASDIEINGTLAAAFLDGAFRRTPSGAVGGDDGPLRFEVR; encoded by the coding sequence ATGATCCACCTCGACGACGGCGTGTTGCGCGCCTGGATCGACCGGGAGCTCGGCGCCGAGGCCGCCCGAGTGACGACCCACATCGAGAGCTGCGACCACTGTCGCGCCCGGGTGCACGAGCTTCGCCGCGCCGAAGTCGTGGTGCGCGATGCCCTCGCACTCCTCGACGGGCCGGTGCCTCACGAACTGGCCTGGGCCCGCGTGACTGCGGGTGCCCGCGCACCGCGGAGCGCCCACCGCCCCGAGTCGCATCGCCGAGTCCGCTGGTTCGACGCGCCCCTGGCCCGGGCCGCCGGGATCGCCCTGCTCTGCGCGGGCGGTGTGGCGGCGGCCACCGTTCCCGGCTCGCCACTGCGCAGCCTGTGGATGGATTCGGCTGCGACGCCGACGGTCGACGGCGCGGCCGCCGAAATCGCGCCGCTGGCCGGCCCTGCCCTCGAGGCGGGGATCCGAGCCCCGGCCTCGGCCTCGGTCCGCATCGAGTTGTCGGCGCCCTCCGGCACCGCGGTCGAGATCGTCGCCGTCGACGGGCGAGCCGGGGTCTTCGGTGCGCCGTCCGCCGACTTCTCCGCCGGCGAAGGATGGCTGCGGGCCGCGGTCACGGAGGGATCGGTCCGCATCGAGGTCCCGCGGGGAGCCGCCTCCGACATCGAGATCAACGGCACCCTCGCCGCCGCCTTCCTCGACGGGGCCTTCCGCCGCACTCCCTCCGGGGCCGTCGGTGGCGACGACGGCCCGCTGCGCTTCGAGGTGCGATGA